A single genomic interval of Oncorhynchus gorbuscha isolate QuinsamMale2020 ecotype Even-year linkage group LG25, OgorEven_v1.0, whole genome shotgun sequence harbors:
- the LOC124013872 gene encoding early nodulin-75-like translates to MPPNSMPPPQCRPPQCPHLNAPHLNAAHLNAPHLNAAHLNAPHLNAPHLNAAHLNAPTSIPAHLNAPTSMPPTSMPPHLNTPHLNAPPTSMPPPTSMPPPPQCPPPPTSPPPQCPHLNAPHLNAPPPPQCPPPLCPPSQCPSLQCPPPQCPSPQCPLTSMPPNLNAPTSMPPHLNAPLHLNATHLNAPTSMPPT, encoded by the coding sequence ATGCCCCCAAACTCAATGCCCCCACCTCAATGCCGCCCACCTCAATGCCCCCACCTCAATGCCCCCCACCTCAATGCCGCCCACCTCAATGCCCCCCACCTCAATGCCGCCCACCTCAATGCCCCCCACCTCAATGCCCCCCACCTCAATGCCGCCCACCTCAATGCCCCCACCTCAATACCCGCCCACCTCAATGCCCCCACCTCAATGCCGCCCACCTCAATGCCCCCCCACCTCAATACCCCCCACCTCAATGCCCCCCCCACCTCAATGCCCCCCCCCACCTCAATGCCCCCCCCACCTCAATGCCCTCCCCCCCCTACCTCCCCCCCACCTCAATGCCCCCACCTCAATGCCCCCCACCTCAATGCCCCACCCCCACCTCAATGCCCGCCACCTCTATGCCCCCCATCACAATGCCCCTCACTTCAATGCCCCCCACCACAATGCCCCTCACCTCAATGCCCCCTCACCTCAATGCCCCCCAACCTCAATGCCCCCACCTCAATGCCCCCCCACCTCAATGCCCCCCTCCACCTCAATGCCACCCACCTCAATGCCCCCACCTCAATGCCCCCCACCTAA